In the genome of Synechococcus sp. CB0101, the window GGCGAGCTCCCCACACCGAACCGCCGCCAGCGCGGCGGGCCAGCCAGCCATCGGCGGCATCGCTCAGGCCACCCAGCAGCAGCAGCCACCAGGCCAGGACCGGCTGGCTAAGGCTGAGGGCCACGATGAGCGGCAGGCCGATTGCGGCACGACCCACGGTGAGGCCATCCGCCAGCCGGCGGCACTGGGCTGCGTTCATGGCGGGTCACAATGGCGCCAGTCCCGAGCCTGCCATGGTCGTTGAACGCCGCGTCTCCGAAGTGATGACCACGCCGGTGCGCAGTGTCTCCACCACCACACCGCTTCAGGAGGCGGTGAAGCTGATGAGCGAGCACCACATCAGTGGTTTGCCCGTGGTGGATGAGAGCGGAGCCCTGGTGGGCGAGCTCACCGAGCAGGACCTGATGGTGCGCGAGAGCGGCTTTGATGCCGGCCCCTACGTGATGCTGCTCGACGCGGTGATCTACCTGCGCAACCCCCTCAACTGGGACAAGGAAGTGCATCAGGTGCTTGGCAGCACCGTGGGCGAGCTGATGAGCAAGCACCCGCACCACTGCAGCCCCGACACGCAGCTACCGGCAGCCGCGCGCCAGCTGCACGACCGCAGCACCCAACGGTTGTTTGTTCTCGATGCCGCGAACAAGCCCGTGGGCGTGCTCACCCGCGGCGATGTGGTGCGTGCCCTCGCGGCCGCTTAAGGCAGCGGAGGCGGTGCCGCTGGCGGCGGCATCAGCGGCGGCAGCAACGGTGGGGGCGGTGGTGCCCCCTGGGGCATCGCACCTGGCGGTTGATTCACCGCTGGGTTGAGCGCGTCGGCCTGCGGCTGGGCGGGGACCAGCGCGGGGTCGGCGGTGGTGGCATCGGGATCGGCAGGGAGTTCCTGGCCGTCTTGCAGCAGCAGGGGCGGCGGCAGATCCGGCGCCTGTGGAGCGCTGTCGTCGGGGTTGATGGTTTCGGGGTTGTTCTCCTGAAGCCGCAGTGCCATCGGATCGGCGGTGATCGGTGGTTCCCGCAGCGGCGATTGCAGGCCGTCGCGTTTGGGTGAGCGCTGGCCCTTCGGTTCCCAGATCAACCGCGCCAGGGGCTCGACGCCCTGTTCCATCAGGCGGTTGAAGCCCGCCAGGGCGCGATCGAAGAGTTGCGTCCCCAGCGACTGGCCACACTCCAGCGGATTCCCGCAGCTGCGTTTGGCGCTGCGGCTGGCGATCGCTTCCATCAGGTTGCCCTGCAGCGGCATGGCGCGCCGGCTGATGCGCAGCAGGTAGGGCACGTGCACAAAACTGGTGGCGCCGCCGCTGATCCAGTTGGCGTCGTCCTCGGTGAAGCCCTTCACCCCGGGGATGATCAGGCGGCTCTTGGAGGCATGGTCGGGCAGGTAGGCGGCCTGCAGGCCACGCCGCCGCGCCAGCGCTTTGGTTTGTTCGAGGGTGAGCCCATCG includes:
- a CDS encoding CBS domain-containing protein; the protein is MVVERRVSEVMTTPVRSVSTTTPLQEAVKLMSEHHISGLPVVDESGALVGELTEQDLMVRESGFDAGPYVMLLDAVIYLRNPLNWDKEVHQVLGSTVGELMSKHPHHCSPDTQLPAAARQLHDRSTQRLFVLDAANKPVGVLTRGDVVRALAAA